The following coding sequences are from one Anguilla anguilla isolate fAngAng1 chromosome 12, fAngAng1.pri, whole genome shotgun sequence window:
- the LOC118209442 gene encoding myotubularin-related protein 2-like, whose translation MEKSMSIESLQSKPSSSRQPSLDSVASSSTSRSDQSSLQKLSDAVSSSVEMSMEHRALGNSIKEEPQFLPNESIQDMNEEVTYICPFLGAIRGTLFVTNYRLFFKCTEGDPAIVLNLPLGVISRVEKIGGPSNCGEVSYGLVCKDVRNLRFAHKTQEGSLKKSIFEVVMKFAFPASNGLEMFAFQYGLTFPESAWKVYDPLTEYKRQGLPNESWRITKVNDRYELCDTYPATLVVPVTAPDEELRRVAAFRAKGRIPVLSWIHPESQATVTRCSQPMVGVNGKRSKDDEKYLQAIMDANAQSHKLFIFDARPSVNAAANKMKGGGYESEDAYQNAELVFLDIHNIHVMRESLRKLKEVVYPNIEESHWLSKLESTHWLEHIKLILAGALRIADKVESGKTSVVVHCSDGWDRTAQLTSLSLLMLDSHYRSLLGFQQLVEKEWLSFGHRFQLRVGHGDRNHSDADRSPVFLQFIDCVWQLTRQFPSAFEFNEFFLITILDHLYSCLFGTFLCNSEQQREKEELPKRTASLWSYINKQPEEFTNPLYVDYSNHVLFPVVSMRHLELWVGYYIRWNPRMRPQEPVQQRYKELLAARAELQRRVEDLRRGAAGRSGAASERLSSPTSPAAPVHS comes from the exons ATGGAGAAGAGTATGAGCATCGAGAGTCTGCAGTCTAAACCGTCCTCATCCAGACAGCCAAGTTTGGATTCAGTGGCGAG tTCTTCCACATCTCGGTCCGACCAGTCATCGCTACAAAAGCTCTCTGATGCAGTATCCAGCTCTGTAGAGATGTCCATGGAGCATCGG GCACTTGGGAATTCAATTAAAGAGGAACCACAGTTTCTTCCAAACGAGTCGATACAAGACATGA ATGAAGAGGTCACCTACATCTGCCCTTTTCTGGGTGCCATCAGGGGAACCTTGTTCGTGACCAATTATAGGCTGTTTTTCAAATGCACAGAAGGG GATCCAGCGATAGTGTTGAATCTACCCCTTGGAGTGATCAGCCGGGTGGAGAAAATCGGAGGACCGTCAAACTGTGGGGAAGTGTCCTATGGACTTGTGTGCAAG GATGTACGGAATCTTCGGtttgcacacaaaacacaagaaGGCTCTCTCAAGAAGTCAATATTTGAGGTTGTAATGAAGTTTGCCTTTCCTGCCTCTAATGGCTTG GAAATGTTTGCCTTTCAATATGGGCTGACTTTCCCTGAGAGTGCGTGGAAGGTGTACGACCCTCTCACAGAATACAAGAGACAG GGCCTGCCTAACGAGAGCTGGAGAATAACGAAGGTGAACGACCGCTATGAGCTGTGTGACACCTACCCCGCTACCCTGGTGGTGCCTGTCACCGCTCCTGATGAAGAGCTCAGGAGAGTGGCAGCCTTCAGAGCCAAGGGCAGGATTCCT GTCCTGTCCTGGATCCACCCGGAGAGCCAGGCCACGGTGACCCGCTGCAGCCAGCCCATGGTGGGGGTCAACGGCAAACGCAGCAAGGACGACGAGAAGTACCTGCAGGCCATCATGGACGCCAACGCCCAGTCCCACAAGCTCTTCATCTTCGACGCGCGTCCCAGCGTCAACGCTGCGGCGAATAAG atGAAAGGGGGTGGCTATGAGAGCGAGGATGCCTATCAGAACGCCGAGCTGGTGTTCCTTGACATCCACAACATCCACGTGATGCGGGAATCTCTGCGCAAGCTGAAGGAGGTGGTGTACCCCAACATTGAGGAGTCCCACTGGCTGTCCAAGCTGGAGTCCACCCACTGGCTGGAGCACATCaag CTGATCCTTGCGGGGGCGCTGCGCATCGCGGACAAGGTGGAGTCCGGGAAGACGTCTGTGGTGGTGCACTGCAGCGACGGCTGGGACCGCACGGCCCagctcacctctctctccctgctgatGCTGGACTCCCACTACCGCAGCCTGCTCGGCTTCCAGCAGCTGGTGGAGAAGGAGTGGCTGAGCTTCGGGCACCGATTCCAGCTG AGAGTGGGTCATGGAGACAGGAACCACTCTGACGCAGACCGCTCGCCCGTCTTCCTGCAGTTCATCGACTGCGTGTGGCAGCTCACCCGACAG tttcctTCAGCATTTGAATTCAATGAGTTCTTCCTGATCACCATTCTGGATCACCTGTACAGCTGCCTTTTTGGAACCTTCCTCTGCAACAgtgagcaacagagagagaaggag GAGCTTCCAAAGAGGACTGCCTCTCTGTGGTCTTACATTAACAAGCAGCCAGAGGAGTTCACCAATCCCCTCTATGTGGACTACTCCAATCATGTGCTGTTCCCTGTGGTCAGCATGCGCCATCTAGAGCTGTGGGTGGGGTACTACATCCGTTGGAACCCTCGCATGAGGCCCCAG GAGCCGGTGCAGCAGCGCTATAAGGAGCTCCTGGCCGCGCGTGCGGAGCTACAGAGGAGAGTGGAGGACCTGCGGCGTGGGGCGGCCGGCCGCTCCGGTGCCGCCTCCGAGCGGCTCAGCTCCCCCACGAGCCCTGCCGCGCCCGTGCACTCCTGA
- the cep57 gene encoding centrosomal protein of 57 kDa isoform X4 — translation METTSKTPSSAPRNTSEMDHRTGHSRGYVMSDSVSLPSFAEYPTDRPFINANIPRRSLNKHVKAFPESNTAAILSALKNLQEKIHRLELERSQAEENLQRLTQETTRHKAVLEDEREGSTHSQELATLLAAAESRCSLLEKQLEYMRRMVRNAESERTAVLKQQASLEKERSDDHADVQAKFEKLDMLEQEYMKLTETQNLAESKIRELEQKLQEEEHQRKLVEDKAAQLQTGLEANRILLQAVSPSSAKVTKDKKKKRAVKSTSTSHSVRANVQHVLHLMKQHNPQFCNDRVLSDIPLARRSSRTTNGKKASDSRSSSTSSSSSSCSEELSELLLALQDEFGHMSFEHQELVKQIQDSRTDSLRQHLEKELESLVKRMEGKGEQIAKVRRHQAQMEKLKKESKGQKGHPSRVKVITTVTTRGRGAGPIKVKSGNKSKDSLRLLRDMQSLQTSLRSDQINWSY, via the exons ATGGAGACAACATCTAAAACACCATCATCTGCGCCCAGGAATACAAGTGAAATG GATCATCGGACTGGGCACTCTCGTGGATACGTTATGTCAGACAGCGTCTCCCTGCCCTCCTTTGCCGAGTACCCCACGGACCGGCCTTTTATCAACGCAAACATTCCCCGACGGTCCCTCAACAAGCATGTAAAGGCATTTCCAGAGAGCAACACTGCAG CCATTCTGTCGGCGCTTAAGAACTTGCAGGAGAAGATCCacaggctggagctggagcggTCGCAAGCAGAGGAGAACCTGCAGCGCCTGACCCAAGAAACCACCCGACACAAGGCCGTCCTGGAGGATGAGAGGGAGGgcagcacacacagccaag AACTAGCCACGCTGCTGGCTGCGGCTGAGTCGCGCTGCAGCCTCCTGGAAAAGCAGCTGGAGTATATGAGGAGGATGGTGCGCAATGCCGAGTCGGAGAGGACGGCTGTGCTGAAGCAACAG GCGTCCCTAGAGAAGGAAAGATCAGATGACCATGCAGACGTACAGGCCAAGTTTGAGAAGCTGGATATGTTGGAACAGGAGTACATGAAGCTCACTGAGACTCAGAACCTAGCAGAG AGTAAAATCAGAGAGCTGGAACagaagctgcaggaggaggagcatcAGAGGAAGCTGGTTGAAGACAAGGCTGCCCAG TTACAGACAGGGCTAGAGGCCAATCGCATCCTCCTCCAGGCAGTGTCCCCCTCCTCAGCCAAGGTCACAAAagataagaagaaaaaacgTGCTGTCAAG TCCACGAGTACGAGCCATTCGGTCCGCGCCAACGTGCAGCACGTCCTGCACCTCATGAAGCAGCACAACCCCCAGTTCTGCAACGACCGTGTGCTCAGCGACATACCGTTGGCCAGGAGGTCCTCCCGGACGACCAATGGGAAGAAGGCTTCAGACTCCCGGTCTAGCAgcacttcctcctcttcctcttcctgcagcGAGGAGCTGTCAGAGCTTCTGCTGGCCCTGCAGGATGAGTTCGGCCACATGAGCTT TGAGCACCAGGAGCTGGTAAAGCAGATTCAGGACTCGCGGACAGACAGTCTGCGGCAGCACCTGGAAAAGGAGCTGGAGAGCTTGGTGAAGCGAATGGAGGGCAAAGGGGAGCAGATCGCCAAGGTGCGGCGGCACCAAGCACAG ATGGAGAAGCTGAAAAAGGAGTCGAAGGGTCAGAAAGGGCACCCCAGCAGGGTGAAGGTGATCACTACGGTGACCACACGAGGTAGAGGGGCTGGACCAATCAAGGTGAAGTCAGGGAACAAGAGCAAAGACAGCCTAAGGCTGCTGAGGGATATGCAGAGCCTTCAGACCTCCCTGCGCAGTGACCAGATCAACTGGAgctactga
- the cep57 gene encoding centrosomal protein of 57 kDa isoform X2, with translation METTSKTPSSAPRNTSEMDHRTGHSRGYVMSDSVSLPSFAEYPTDRPFINANIPRRSLNKHVKAFPESNTAAILSALKNLQEKIHRLELERSQAEENLQRLTQETTRHKAVLEDEREGSTHSQELATLLAAAESRCSLLEKQLEYMRRMVRNAESERTAVLKQQASLEKERSDDHADVQAKFEKLDMLEQEYMKLTETQNLAESKIRELEQKLQEEEHQRKLVEDKAAQLQTGLEANRILLQAVSPSSAKVTKDKKKKRAVKPLQQCHSHAQPHYRLSLGDVPFVAGTSTSTSHSVRANVQHVLHLMKQHNPQFCNDRVLSDIPLARRSSRTTNGKKASDSRSSSTSSSSSSCSEELSELLLALQDEFGHMSFEHQELVKQIQDSRTDSLRQHLEKELESLVKRMEGKGEQIAKVRRHQAQMEKLKKESKGQKGHPSRVKVITTVTTRGRGAGPIKVKSGNKSKDSLRLLRDMQSLQTSLRSDQINWSY, from the exons ATGGAGACAACATCTAAAACACCATCATCTGCGCCCAGGAATACAAGTGAAATG GATCATCGGACTGGGCACTCTCGTGGATACGTTATGTCAGACAGCGTCTCCCTGCCCTCCTTTGCCGAGTACCCCACGGACCGGCCTTTTATCAACGCAAACATTCCCCGACGGTCCCTCAACAAGCATGTAAAGGCATTTCCAGAGAGCAACACTGCAG CCATTCTGTCGGCGCTTAAGAACTTGCAGGAGAAGATCCacaggctggagctggagcggTCGCAAGCAGAGGAGAACCTGCAGCGCCTGACCCAAGAAACCACCCGACACAAGGCCGTCCTGGAGGATGAGAGGGAGGgcagcacacacagccaag AACTAGCCACGCTGCTGGCTGCGGCTGAGTCGCGCTGCAGCCTCCTGGAAAAGCAGCTGGAGTATATGAGGAGGATGGTGCGCAATGCCGAGTCGGAGAGGACGGCTGTGCTGAAGCAACAG GCGTCCCTAGAGAAGGAAAGATCAGATGACCATGCAGACGTACAGGCCAAGTTTGAGAAGCTGGATATGTTGGAACAGGAGTACATGAAGCTCACTGAGACTCAGAACCTAGCAGAG AGTAAAATCAGAGAGCTGGAACagaagctgcaggaggaggagcatcAGAGGAAGCTGGTTGAAGACAAGGCTGCCCAG TTACAGACAGGGCTAGAGGCCAATCGCATCCTCCTCCAGGCAGTGTCCCCCTCCTCAGCCAAGGTCACAAAagataagaagaaaaaacgTGCTGTCAAG CCACTGCAGCAGTGtcactcacatgcacagccACATTACAGACTGAGCCTAGGGGATGTGCCCTTTGTGGCAGGAACG TCCACGAGTACGAGCCATTCGGTCCGCGCCAACGTGCAGCACGTCCTGCACCTCATGAAGCAGCACAACCCCCAGTTCTGCAACGACCGTGTGCTCAGCGACATACCGTTGGCCAGGAGGTCCTCCCGGACGACCAATGGGAAGAAGGCTTCAGACTCCCGGTCTAGCAgcacttcctcctcttcctcttcctgcagcGAGGAGCTGTCAGAGCTTCTGCTGGCCCTGCAGGATGAGTTCGGCCACATGAGCTT TGAGCACCAGGAGCTGGTAAAGCAGATTCAGGACTCGCGGACAGACAGTCTGCGGCAGCACCTGGAAAAGGAGCTGGAGAGCTTGGTGAAGCGAATGGAGGGCAAAGGGGAGCAGATCGCCAAGGTGCGGCGGCACCAAGCACAG ATGGAGAAGCTGAAAAAGGAGTCGAAGGGTCAGAAAGGGCACCCCAGCAGGGTGAAGGTGATCACTACGGTGACCACACGAGGTAGAGGGGCTGGACCAATCAAGGTGAAGTCAGGGAACAAGAGCAAAGACAGCCTAAGGCTGCTGAGGGATATGCAGAGCCTTCAGACCTCCCTGCGCAGTGACCAGATCAACTGGAgctactga
- the cep57 gene encoding centrosomal protein of 57 kDa isoform X1: METTSKTPSSAPRNTSEMDHRTGHSRGYVMSDSVSLPSFAEYPTDRPFINANIPRRSLNKHVKAFPESNTAAILSALKNLQEKIHRLELERSQAEENLQRLTQETTRHKAVLEDEREGSTHSQELATLLAAAESRCSLLEKQLEYMRRMVRNAESERTAVLKQQASLEKERSDDHADVQAKFEKLDMLEQEYMKLTETQNLAESKIRELEQKLQEEEHQRKLVEDKAAQLQTGLEANRILLQAVSPSSAKVTKDKKKKRAVKKPLQQCHSHAQPHYRLSLGDVPFVAGTSTSTSHSVRANVQHVLHLMKQHNPQFCNDRVLSDIPLARRSSRTTNGKKASDSRSSSTSSSSSSCSEELSELLLALQDEFGHMSFEHQELVKQIQDSRTDSLRQHLEKELESLVKRMEGKGEQIAKVRRHQAQMEKLKKESKGQKGHPSRVKVITTVTTRGRGAGPIKVKSGNKSKDSLRLLRDMQSLQTSLRSDQINWSY, encoded by the exons ATGGAGACAACATCTAAAACACCATCATCTGCGCCCAGGAATACAAGTGAAATG GATCATCGGACTGGGCACTCTCGTGGATACGTTATGTCAGACAGCGTCTCCCTGCCCTCCTTTGCCGAGTACCCCACGGACCGGCCTTTTATCAACGCAAACATTCCCCGACGGTCCCTCAACAAGCATGTAAAGGCATTTCCAGAGAGCAACACTGCAG CCATTCTGTCGGCGCTTAAGAACTTGCAGGAGAAGATCCacaggctggagctggagcggTCGCAAGCAGAGGAGAACCTGCAGCGCCTGACCCAAGAAACCACCCGACACAAGGCCGTCCTGGAGGATGAGAGGGAGGgcagcacacacagccaag AACTAGCCACGCTGCTGGCTGCGGCTGAGTCGCGCTGCAGCCTCCTGGAAAAGCAGCTGGAGTATATGAGGAGGATGGTGCGCAATGCCGAGTCGGAGAGGACGGCTGTGCTGAAGCAACAG GCGTCCCTAGAGAAGGAAAGATCAGATGACCATGCAGACGTACAGGCCAAGTTTGAGAAGCTGGATATGTTGGAACAGGAGTACATGAAGCTCACTGAGACTCAGAACCTAGCAGAG AGTAAAATCAGAGAGCTGGAACagaagctgcaggaggaggagcatcAGAGGAAGCTGGTTGAAGACAAGGCTGCCCAG TTACAGACAGGGCTAGAGGCCAATCGCATCCTCCTCCAGGCAGTGTCCCCCTCCTCAGCCAAGGTCACAAAagataagaagaaaaaacgTGCTGTCAAG AAGCCACTGCAGCAGTGtcactcacatgcacagccACATTACAGACTGAGCCTAGGGGATGTGCCCTTTGTGGCAGGAACG TCCACGAGTACGAGCCATTCGGTCCGCGCCAACGTGCAGCACGTCCTGCACCTCATGAAGCAGCACAACCCCCAGTTCTGCAACGACCGTGTGCTCAGCGACATACCGTTGGCCAGGAGGTCCTCCCGGACGACCAATGGGAAGAAGGCTTCAGACTCCCGGTCTAGCAgcacttcctcctcttcctcttcctgcagcGAGGAGCTGTCAGAGCTTCTGCTGGCCCTGCAGGATGAGTTCGGCCACATGAGCTT TGAGCACCAGGAGCTGGTAAAGCAGATTCAGGACTCGCGGACAGACAGTCTGCGGCAGCACCTGGAAAAGGAGCTGGAGAGCTTGGTGAAGCGAATGGAGGGCAAAGGGGAGCAGATCGCCAAGGTGCGGCGGCACCAAGCACAG ATGGAGAAGCTGAAAAAGGAGTCGAAGGGTCAGAAAGGGCACCCCAGCAGGGTGAAGGTGATCACTACGGTGACCACACGAGGTAGAGGGGCTGGACCAATCAAGGTGAAGTCAGGGAACAAGAGCAAAGACAGCCTAAGGCTGCTGAGGGATATGCAGAGCCTTCAGACCTCCCTGCGCAGTGACCAGATCAACTGGAgctactga
- the cep57 gene encoding centrosomal protein of 57 kDa isoform X3 produces the protein METTSKTPSSAPRNTSEMDHRTGHSRGYVMSDSVSLPSFAEYPTDRPFINANIPRRSLNKHVKAFPESNTAAILSALKNLQEKIHRLELERSQAEENLQRLTQETTRHKAVLEDEREGSTHSQELATLLAAAESRCSLLEKQLEYMRRMVRNAESERTAVLKQQASLEKERSDDHADVQAKFEKLDMLEQEYMKLTETQNLAESKIRELEQKLQEEEHQRKLVEDKAAQTGLEANRILLQAVSPSSAKVTKDKKKKRAVKKPLQQCHSHAQPHYRLSLGDVPFVAGTSTSTSHSVRANVQHVLHLMKQHNPQFCNDRVLSDIPLARRSSRTTNGKKASDSRSSSTSSSSSSCSEELSELLLALQDEFGHMSFEHQELVKQIQDSRTDSLRQHLEKELESLVKRMEGKGEQIAKVRRHQAQMEKLKKESKGQKGHPSRVKVITTVTTRGRGAGPIKVKSGNKSKDSLRLLRDMQSLQTSLRSDQINWSY, from the exons ATGGAGACAACATCTAAAACACCATCATCTGCGCCCAGGAATACAAGTGAAATG GATCATCGGACTGGGCACTCTCGTGGATACGTTATGTCAGACAGCGTCTCCCTGCCCTCCTTTGCCGAGTACCCCACGGACCGGCCTTTTATCAACGCAAACATTCCCCGACGGTCCCTCAACAAGCATGTAAAGGCATTTCCAGAGAGCAACACTGCAG CCATTCTGTCGGCGCTTAAGAACTTGCAGGAGAAGATCCacaggctggagctggagcggTCGCAAGCAGAGGAGAACCTGCAGCGCCTGACCCAAGAAACCACCCGACACAAGGCCGTCCTGGAGGATGAGAGGGAGGgcagcacacacagccaag AACTAGCCACGCTGCTGGCTGCGGCTGAGTCGCGCTGCAGCCTCCTGGAAAAGCAGCTGGAGTATATGAGGAGGATGGTGCGCAATGCCGAGTCGGAGAGGACGGCTGTGCTGAAGCAACAG GCGTCCCTAGAGAAGGAAAGATCAGATGACCATGCAGACGTACAGGCCAAGTTTGAGAAGCTGGATATGTTGGAACAGGAGTACATGAAGCTCACTGAGACTCAGAACCTAGCAGAG AGTAAAATCAGAGAGCTGGAACagaagctgcaggaggaggagcatcAGAGGAAGCTGGTTGAAGACAAGGCTGCCCAG ACAGGGCTAGAGGCCAATCGCATCCTCCTCCAGGCAGTGTCCCCCTCCTCAGCCAAGGTCACAAAagataagaagaaaaaacgTGCTGTCAAG AAGCCACTGCAGCAGTGtcactcacatgcacagccACATTACAGACTGAGCCTAGGGGATGTGCCCTTTGTGGCAGGAACG TCCACGAGTACGAGCCATTCGGTCCGCGCCAACGTGCAGCACGTCCTGCACCTCATGAAGCAGCACAACCCCCAGTTCTGCAACGACCGTGTGCTCAGCGACATACCGTTGGCCAGGAGGTCCTCCCGGACGACCAATGGGAAGAAGGCTTCAGACTCCCGGTCTAGCAgcacttcctcctcttcctcttcctgcagcGAGGAGCTGTCAGAGCTTCTGCTGGCCCTGCAGGATGAGTTCGGCCACATGAGCTT TGAGCACCAGGAGCTGGTAAAGCAGATTCAGGACTCGCGGACAGACAGTCTGCGGCAGCACCTGGAAAAGGAGCTGGAGAGCTTGGTGAAGCGAATGGAGGGCAAAGGGGAGCAGATCGCCAAGGTGCGGCGGCACCAAGCACAG ATGGAGAAGCTGAAAAAGGAGTCGAAGGGTCAGAAAGGGCACCCCAGCAGGGTGAAGGTGATCACTACGGTGACCACACGAGGTAGAGGGGCTGGACCAATCAAGGTGAAGTCAGGGAACAAGAGCAAAGACAGCCTAAGGCTGCTGAGGGATATGCAGAGCCTTCAGACCTCCCTGCGCAGTGACCAGATCAACTGGAgctactga